The following coding sequences are from one Deltaproteobacteria bacterium window:
- a CDS encoding ATP-grasp domain-containing protein — MGRFKMKSDISKDICTVLITGAGGAATPAMIELLRKKKYRVIGVDSDPFAIGLYVADKGYVIPGGMSPDFLPVIRNICRKESVRAIVPLVDEELISSFELEQDGIIVLLPKQEFVAMCLDKFVLMKRLNAVGISVPETKLVTEGCTGIRFPVIVKPRRGRGSRGIGIVDSEESLNSFLKASPHAPNELLIQEYIEGTEYTVSVVVWRDGEVQSVVPKEIILKKGITRIAVTRRNPKIESLCIKIQKQLNADGPFNVQLRVDALSGEPFIFEINPRFSTSISLTIASGIDELGGLMSQALYGRNSEKFGNWQPGIVMIRKTVDEFMSESDFHFLKTKIVERVK, encoded by the coding sequence GGGAAGATTTAAAATGAAATCAGACATTTCCAAAGACATTTGTACTGTTCTTATTACAGGCGCAGGCGGAGCAGCGACTCCAGCGATGATTGAATTATTACGTAAAAAAAAATACAGGGTAATTGGCGTAGATAGCGATCCTTTTGCAATTGGTCTTTATGTCGCTGACAAGGGCTATGTTATTCCCGGAGGAATGTCCCCTGATTTCCTGCCGGTTATAAGGAATATCTGCAGGAAGGAGTCAGTAAGAGCAATAGTCCCTTTAGTGGATGAAGAATTAATCTCATCTTTTGAGTTAGAGCAGGATGGGATAATCGTTCTCTTACCAAAACAAGAATTTGTGGCAATGTGTTTGGATAAATTTGTCCTTATGAAACGATTAAACGCTGTGGGTATATCTGTTCCAGAAACAAAACTCGTTACTGAAGGATGTACAGGTATTCGTTTTCCCGTAATAGTTAAGCCGCGCAGAGGGAGAGGGAGCCGGGGGATTGGGATTGTAGATTCTGAAGAGAGTTTAAACTCCTTTTTAAAAGCAAGTCCACATGCGCCCAATGAACTTCTTATACAGGAATATATAGAAGGAACTGAATATACTGTTTCTGTCGTTGTATGGAGGGATGGGGAAGTCCAATCTGTGGTACCAAAAGAGATTATTTTAAAAAAAGGCATTACAAGGATTGCTGTTACGCGCAGAAATCCCAAGATAGAATCTTTATGTATAAAAATACAAAAACAATTAAATGCCGATGGTCCATTCAATGTGCAGTTGAGAGTTGATGCATTAAGTGGCGAACCATTTATATTTGAAATTAATCCGCGCTTTTCAACAAGCATTTCATTGACTATAGCATCTGGTATTGATGAACTGGGAGGCTTGATGTCCCAAGCGCTCTATGGTAGAAACAGTGAAAAGTTCGGAAACTGGCAGCCGGGTATTGTCATGATTAGGAAGACTGTAGACGAGTTTATGAGCGAATCTGATTTCCATTTCCTCAAGACAAAGATAGTGGAAAGGGTGAAATGA
- a CDS encoding 3'(2'),5'-bisphosphate nucleotidase CysQ, protein MINEISGIVKEVGNLLLKWRNNGIIEGQWDGSQFKAKVDQMAHFALTERLKKIYPDIPIISEEDISSHYKIRPEIYWIIDPIDGTSSFVEGYEGFVTQISLIVKNLPVLAAIYAPLLELLYTAKRGHGAFLNNERLATLKNKEPKILIDNYPEPRGIARELYNDLCFARYIECGSISLKICKVADGTADVFFKNVTVKDWDIAAPHLILEEAGGVLKDNKGEEIRYTGDFTHKGIVAASSDKTILHIVLCYNNLKRKECHSENTYSCCSS, encoded by the coding sequence ATGATTAACGAAATATCAGGAATTGTAAAAGAAGTTGGCAATCTGCTTTTAAAATGGCGTAATAATGGAATTATTGAAGGTCAATGGGATGGTTCACAGTTTAAAGCCAAAGTAGATCAAATGGCTCATTTTGCATTAACCGAGCGGTTAAAGAAGATATATCCGGATATTCCAATAATCAGCGAAGAGGATATATCTTCGCATTATAAAATCAGACCTGAAATTTATTGGATTATTGACCCAATTGATGGGACATCAAGTTTTGTTGAAGGTTATGAGGGTTTTGTTACCCAGATATCTTTAATAGTAAAAAACCTCCCTGTGCTTGCAGCTATTTATGCCCCTCTTTTAGAGCTGCTTTATACTGCAAAAAGAGGTCATGGAGCATTTCTTAACAATGAAAGGCTGGCAACTCTCAAGAATAAGGAACCTAAAATATTGATTGATAATTATCCTGAACCACGGGGAATCGCCCGTGAATTATATAACGACTTATGTTTTGCCCGATATATAGAGTGTGGGAGTATTTCATTGAAAATATGTAAAGTCGCTGATGGAACCGCAGATGTTTTTTTTAAAAATGTAACAGTGAAAGACTGGGATATTGCTGCACCTCACTTGATTCTGGAAGAGGCAGGGGGTGTCTTGAAAGATAATAAAGGCGAAGAAATCAGATACACTGGAGATTTTACGCATAAAGGAATCGTAGCTGCTTCATCTGATAAAACAATCTTGCATATTGTTTTGTGTTATAATAATTTGAAAAGAAAGGAATGTCACAGTGAAAATACTTATAGTTGCTGCTCATCCTGA
- a CDS encoding PIG-L family deacetylase, whose translation MKILIVAAHPDDEVLGCGATIAKHTKTGDEVHVAIFAEGVTSRDEKRSREKRNTDLSQHFANEVKCPSAYKSEMEPCPHARSLKAVEHLARWMGASVGMEEAEAFSLGRVLG comes from the coding sequence GTGAAAATACTTATAGTTGCTGCTCATCCTGATGATGAAGTTTTAGGCTGCGGCGCAACTATAGCAAAGCATACAAAAACAGGTGATGAGGTGCATGTAGCTATTTTTGCAGAAGGAGTAACAAGCCGCGATGAAAAACGTAGCCGCGAGAAAAGAAATACAGATTTATCACAACACTTTGCCAACGAAGTTAAATGCCCTTCAGCGTATAAGTCTGAAATGGAGCCCTGTCCGCACGCCCGCTCTTTAAAGGCAGTAGAACATCTGGCTAGGTGGATGGGGGCTTCTGTTGGTATGGAAGAGGCTGAGGCATTTTCGTTAGGCAGAGTGCTGGGTTAG
- the pseI gene encoding pseudaminic acid synthase: MKEIIIGNRTIGLNRTPFVIAEMSGNHNQSLERALTIVEAAAKSGAHAVKIQTYTADTITIDIEEGEFYIDDSNSLWKGKSLYKLYQQAYTPWDWHELIFKRCSELGLICFSTPFDETAVDFLEGINAPVYKIASFENNHLPLIRKAASTGKPLIISTGMATIAELDEAVRTARDAGCRDLILLKCTSAYPSSPQDSNILTIPHMRELFQCQVGLSDHTLGIGVAIASVALGATVIEKHFTLSRADGGVDSAFSMEPHEMKLLVEETHKAWQSLGIVSYALTEKEKASIKFRRSIYVVEDMKSGDEFAPSNTRVIRPGNGLHPRYYDFLLGKKARRNIRRGSPLNWEMVQ, translated from the coding sequence ATGAAAGAGATAATTATAGGCAATAGGACAATCGGTCTTAATCGGACACCTTTTGTGATTGCAGAGATGTCGGGCAACCATAATCAATCTCTGGAGAGGGCGCTGACAATTGTTGAGGCGGCAGCAAAATCAGGGGCACATGCTGTTAAGATTCAGACATACACGGCTGATACCATAACTATTGATATTGAAGAAGGTGAATTTTATATTGATGACTCTAATAGTTTATGGAAAGGGAAATCTCTATATAAACTTTATCAGCAGGCTTATACCCCATGGGATTGGCACGAACTTATTTTTAAGAGATGCAGTGAACTCGGATTGATATGTTTCAGTACTCCTTTTGACGAGACTGCAGTTGATTTTCTGGAAGGGATCAATGCACCTGTATATAAAATTGCCTCATTTGAAAATAATCATTTACCTTTAATTCGCAAGGCAGCATCAACAGGAAAGCCTTTAATTATATCAACAGGTATGGCAACGATTGCAGAACTTGATGAGGCAGTGAGAACTGCAAGAGACGCTGGTTGTAGGGATTTAATCTTGCTGAAATGCACGAGCGCCTATCCGTCTTCGCCTCAAGATTCCAATATCCTGACAATTCCTCACATGCGGGAACTTTTTCAATGCCAGGTCGGCTTATCAGACCATACCCTTGGAATAGGTGTTGCAATTGCAAGCGTTGCATTGGGAGCAACTGTCATTGAAAAACACTTTACATTATCACGTGCTGACGGCGGGGTTGATTCAGCATTTTCAATGGAACCTCATGAGATGAAACTTCTTGTAGAAGAAACTCACAAGGCATGGCAGTCGTTGGGTATAGTTAGTTATGCTCTTACTGAGAAAGAAAAGGCATCCATTAAGTTTAGACGTTCTATTTATGTAGTTGAAGATATGAAAAGCGGAGACGAGTTTGCTCCAAGTAATACAAGGGTTATCAGACCCGGCAACGGACTCCATCCAAGATACTATGATTTCCTTTTGGGTAAAAAAGCGAGAAGAAATATTAGGAGAGGATCTCCTTTAAATTGGGAAATGGTCCAATAA
- a CDS encoding class I SAM-dependent methyltransferase, with amino-acid sequence MGDREELFTGYFDSIFASSNLLTPLGYENYAREFDSYYSRFLPERKDSLILDIGCGTGQFLYYLKKKGFENYQGIDVSYSQIEFCKNNVTPNVEVANTFEFLEDKINTYDMISANDVIEHMPKDTIINFLELIYQALKPGGMLLLKLPNMSNPFALNARYRDFTHECGFTEKSIYQVLYVAGFRNINIYPSLTHDRSIKGLIGKILISIFHRVLRKLFWHQGFTAPEILSSCLVVMAKK; translated from the coding sequence ATGGGTGACAGAGAAGAATTATTTACAGGATATTTTGATTCAATTTTTGCCAGTTCTAATCTTTTAACTCCTTTGGGGTATGAAAATTACGCGAGAGAATTTGATTCGTACTACAGCAGGTTTTTACCAGAAAGAAAAGATAGTCTGATACTTGATATTGGCTGTGGTACAGGACAATTTCTGTATTATCTTAAGAAAAAGGGGTTTGAAAATTATCAAGGGATTGATGTTTCATACAGCCAGATAGAATTTTGTAAAAACAATGTTACTCCAAATGTTGAAGTAGCCAATACCTTTGAATTTCTGGAAGATAAGATAAATACCTATGACATGATATCTGCCAATGATGTTATTGAGCATATGCCTAAAGATACGATTATAAATTTTTTGGAGCTGATATATCAAGCATTGAAACCCGGTGGTATGCTGTTATTAAAGTTACCTAATATGAGCAATCCATTTGCCCTTAATGCAAGATACAGGGATTTTACCCATGAGTGCGGTTTTACAGAGAAAAGCATCTATCAGGTTCTGTATGTAGCAGGTTTTCGGAATATCAATATATATCCATCTTTAACACACGATAGGTCAATAAAGGGTCTTATAGGTAAGATATTGATTTCGATATTTCACCGGGTTTTAAGAAAACTTTTCTGGCATCAGGGATTTACAGCCCCTGAGATATTAAGCAGCTGTCTTGTTGTCATGGCAAAAAAATAA
- a CDS encoding glycosyltransferase: MKILLSTCRNPHFATLSEYIEIALKAAGGDILFFNDMDFVIPGRIRDSMSYLHNLDLKRINRKLISAIKSFKPALFLEVGGHRILPETIEYIKKCRVKTALLTIDAPRDFDPVAKTAPYYDFIFTGGSEAYEILKYAGVKNLHWLPFACDPDFHKPIVLTEEENQIYSCDIAFVGSVHPELYPYRVKMLESLSNYDLAIWGPGTEDLPSDSPLKPLIRGGKTPYNVWTKIYGAAKIVLCIHFKDLSGNIPCYQASPRVYEVMACKGFLMVDNQRDVLTLFRDREDLVVFKDIDDLKRLVEYYLHHPEERQKITETGYKTVLSKHTYKHRIREMLSIIAQVE, from the coding sequence ATGAAGATACTTTTAAGTACCTGTCGTAATCCCCATTTTGCCACTCTCTCAGAATATATAGAAATTGCATTAAAGGCAGCAGGCGGTGATATATTATTTTTTAATGACATGGATTTTGTTATCCCCGGCAGGATAAGAGATAGCATGTCCTATCTGCACAATTTAGATTTAAAGAGGATAAATAGGAAACTTATTTCAGCAATCAAGTCGTTCAAACCTGCTCTTTTTCTTGAGGTTGGAGGACATAGAATACTTCCTGAAACCATAGAATATATAAAAAAATGTAGGGTAAAAACAGCCTTACTGACCATTGACGCTCCAAGGGATTTTGACCCTGTCGCTAAAACAGCGCCATACTATGATTTTATATTTACAGGGGGTTCAGAGGCATATGAAATCTTAAAATATGCGGGGGTAAAAAATTTACACTGGCTTCCATTTGCATGCGACCCTGATTTCCATAAGCCGATCGTATTAACCGAGGAAGAAAACCAGATTTATAGTTGTGATATAGCGTTTGTCGGGTCTGTTCATCCTGAATTATATCCATACAGGGTAAAAATGCTTGAATCTTTAAGTAACTATGACCTTGCGATATGGGGACCAGGGACTGAAGACCTGCCGTCAGATTCACCTCTCAAACCTCTGATTAGAGGGGGCAAGACCCCTTATAATGTTTGGACAAAGATATACGGCGCTGCAAAGATTGTTCTTTGTATACATTTTAAAGACCTGTCTGGAAATATCCCATGCTATCAGGCAAGTCCACGGGTTTATGAGGTGATGGCATGTAAGGGATTTCTTATGGTTGATAATCAAAGAGATGTTCTTACTTTGTTTAGGGATAGAGAAGACCTTGTGGTATTTAAAGATATAGATGACCTTAAGCGTCTTGTTGAATATTATCTGCATCATCCGGAGGAAAGACAAAAGATTACAGAGACAGGATATAAGACTGTTTTATCAAAACATACCTACAAACACAGAATAAGAGAGATGTTATCAATAATCGCACAAGTTGAATAA
- a CDS encoding glycosyltransferase, with amino-acid sequence MIPLKIAHIVEDMKIGGQERGIQSLLISLDRKRFALLLLCLSSGGVIADDLSKSGVETEILGIKNFNNPVNIWKVARWLRTNKVNIVHTHAHPAGYLGRMAAILSGGIGIIHHVHTVPIDLKIRHHLKERFLGFFSDKILCCSQAVKDFLILKEKIPDSKIEVVYNGTKDPLPEYISLNKMELANKLNIDLNSNVIGCIASLTSHKGHRYLLEAFNVVKKHIPKTKLLLLGDGPLRATLQEQADSLGIAQNIVFAGYQKDVFPFISLMDVVVLSSFEREGMGLSLVEAMAMGKPVAASKLQGIIEVVKENHSGILVPPGDSNAIAQAIIKVLQDDKLRKEMGRAGREIFLSRFTLDLMVRKIEDIYEEINRTGR; translated from the coding sequence ATGATACCTTTAAAGATTGCCCATATAGTTGAAGACATGAAGATAGGCGGACAGGAAAGGGGAATACAGTCACTACTTATATCTTTAGATAGAAAGAGGTTTGCCCTTTTATTATTATGCTTAAGCAGCGGCGGAGTTATTGCTGACGATTTATCAAAGAGTGGAGTAGAAACAGAAATTCTCGGCATTAAAAATTTTAACAATCCTGTAAATATATGGAAAGTTGCAAGATGGTTAAGAACTAACAAGGTGAATATTGTCCATACACATGCACATCCGGCTGGTTATCTGGGCAGGATGGCAGCGATTTTATCTGGTGGTATCGGCATTATTCATCATGTGCATACCGTTCCCATAGATTTGAAGATAAGACATCATCTGAAAGAGAGGTTTTTAGGATTTTTTAGCGATAAGATCTTGTGTTGTTCGCAGGCAGTAAAAGATTTTCTAATCCTAAAAGAGAAGATACCAGATAGTAAGATAGAAGTTGTATATAACGGAACAAAAGACCCTCTGCCTGAATATATTTCCCTAAATAAAATGGAATTGGCAAATAAACTTAATATAGATTTGAATTCCAATGTTATTGGGTGTATAGCATCATTGACATCTCATAAGGGGCATAGATATCTATTAGAAGCCTTTAATGTTGTTAAGAAGCATATACCAAAGACAAAACTTCTTTTATTGGGAGATGGTCCGTTACGAGCAACCCTTCAAGAACAGGCTGATAGTCTTGGGATTGCGCAGAATATCGTTTTTGCGGGATACCAAAAAGATGTTTTTCCATTTATTTCTCTGATGGATGTCGTTGTTTTGTCGTCTTTTGAGAGGGAAGGGATGGGACTCTCGCTGGTTGAGGCAATGGCAATGGGAAAGCCTGTGGCAGCAAGCAAACTGCAGGGTATTATTGAAGTTGTTAAAGAGAATCATTCAGGGATTCTTGTGCCGCCGGGTGATAGTAATGCCATTGCACAGGCGATTATAAAAGTCTTACAAGATGATAAATTAAGAAAGGAAATGGGTAGAGCAGGCAGAGAGATTTTTTTATCAAGATTTACTCTTGATTTGATGGTCAGGAAAATTGAAGATATATACGAGGAAATAAATAGGACAGGTCGTTAA
- a CDS encoding class I SAM-dependent methyltransferase, translating to MNKCILCDNCESEVIETSGIYKTLQCKDCGLVYVNPIPPKELLEKAYSEDYYTSWIVEQREKRIKMWGRRLKTLNDLSHKKGRLLDVGCAEGLFLELSRKDGWDVNGTEISSFAVKYGKDKISLNILQGELIDIGFPDKSFDAVTMWHVLEHAPNPIVVLNEVRRILKDDGIFIMAIPNLNNILSQWAYRLVKGKRMHLFNPEDRELHLYHFTPDTIRLAIGKAGFRVMEIIPDMGIIPWHIKGLNYIASIISFISGKILTDAIEVHAVTDGSNVAVLKDRVP from the coding sequence ATGAATAAATGTATTTTATGTGATAATTGTGAGTCAGAAGTCATAGAAACTTCCGGGATATATAAAACCCTCCAATGTAAAGATTGTGGGCTTGTTTATGTAAACCCTATACCGCCGAAGGAATTATTGGAAAAGGCATATTCTGAAGATTATTACACATCATGGATAGTTGAACAGAGGGAAAAGCGTATAAAGATGTGGGGGAGAAGGCTTAAAACCCTTAATGACCTTTCACATAAGAAAGGCCGTCTTCTGGATGTGGGTTGCGCAGAAGGACTTTTTCTTGAATTGTCACGAAAAGATGGTTGGGATGTAAATGGGACGGAGATATCATCCTTTGCAGTAAAATATGGCAAAGATAAAATCAGTCTGAATATACTTCAGGGAGAGTTGATTGATATTGGATTTCCGGATAAAAGTTTTGATGCAGTAACCATGTGGCATGTGCTGGAACATGCCCCTAATCCTATTGTTGTCTTAAATGAAGTAAGACGCATATTAAAGGATGATGGTATTTTTATCATGGCTATCCCAAATCTCAATAATATCCTTTCACAGTGGGCTTACAGATTAGTTAAAGGCAAGAGGATGCACTTATTTAATCCTGAAGACCGTGAATTGCATCTATACCACTTTACGCCGGATACAATAAGATTAGCAATTGGAAAAGCAGGGTTTAGGGTAATGGAAATCATACCTGATATGGGAATTATTCCGTGGCATATAAAAGGTTTAAACTACATTGCCAGTATCATTAGTTTTATAAGCGGTAAAATATTAACTGATGCTATAGAGGTTCATGCTGTGACTGATGGTAGTAACGTTGCTGTTTTGAAGGATAGAGTGCCATAA
- a CDS encoding glycosyltransferase: protein MKIVYVRSYFSSFLTLYDYLEDAFRRAGHEFYPFDYRSFLIPARIRQHSGFLNNIAISKLNREFVRLVDNVKPDLLFLMHGFTIQPSIIVELKKKHHLITVNWLCDYPKDYELACKYASNFDYFFVSGTDAMKRLRLAGHKNVHPLLFACEPLYHKPVELTHEDKRRYSSDICFIGSMYPGRLRMLEKVSDFDIAIWGPGWDKIPIGSALTALIRGGSLDVGEWVKVYSATKIVLNNISSFASYVDNMMNTRLFEILACQAFQLVDTRDDVLMHFTSGSELVCYSSIEELRHLFNYYLSHRDEAKEIAMNGYNKAIKFHTYDHRVKEIMDVIKG, encoded by the coding sequence ATGAAAATAGTTTATGTCAGGAGTTATTTTTCGAGTTTTCTGACGCTTTATGATTATCTTGAAGATGCATTCAGGAGGGCAGGGCATGAGTTTTATCCTTTTGATTACAGGTCATTCTTAATCCCTGCAAGGATAAGGCAGCACAGTGGATTTTTAAATAACATTGCTATTTCAAAGTTGAATAGGGAATTTGTCAGGCTGGTAGATAATGTTAAGCCTGACCTTCTGTTTTTGATGCATGGTTTTACCATACAGCCGTCTATAATTGTGGAACTTAAGAAGAAGCACCATCTTATTACAGTCAACTGGTTATGCGATTATCCAAAAGACTATGAACTGGCATGCAAGTATGCCTCAAACTTTGATTATTTCTTTGTATCAGGCACCGATGCTATGAAGAGATTAAGGTTGGCAGGTCATAAAAATGTCCATCCGCTGCTATTTGCCTGTGAACCTCTTTATCATAAACCTGTAGAGTTAACTCATGAGGATAAAAGGAGATATTCATCAGATATATGTTTTATTGGCTCAATGTATCCTGGCAGACTTAGAATGCTTGAAAAGGTGTCAGATTTTGATATTGCTATATGGGGTCCTGGATGGGACAAGATACCCATTGGCTCGGCATTAACTGCACTGATAAGGGGCGGCAGCCTTGATGTTGGGGAATGGGTAAAGGTTTACTCTGCAACAAAGATAGTTTTGAACAACATAAGTTCATTTGCATCTTATGTGGATAATATGATGAATACACGGCTCTTTGAGATACTTGCCTGTCAGGCATTTCAACTGGTTGATACAAGAGATGATGTCTTGATGCATTTTACATCAGGCTCTGAACTTGTATGTTACAGCAGTATTGAGGAATTAAGACATCTTTTTAATTATTATCTGTCTCATAGGGATGAGGCAAAAGAGATAGCAATGAATGGCTACAACAAGGCAATAAAATTTCATACCTACGACCACAGGGTTAAAGAGATTATGGATGTTATTAAAGGCTGA
- the gmd gene encoding GDP-mannose 4,6-dehydratase, whose translation MGKALITGITGQDGSYLAEFLLEKGYEVHGIVRRVAIEDPEHRLWRIRHILDKITLHAASMESYASIFNVVDKVKPDECYHLAAQSFVSYSFEDEFSTINTNINGTHFVLSAIKEKAPECKFYFAGSSEMFGLVKETPQNENIPFHPRSPYGISKVAGFDLTRNYREAYNLFACSGILFNHESPRRGYEFVTRKITNAVAKIKLGLDKELRLGNLEAERDWGFAGDYVQAMWLMLQQDEPDDYVIATGETHTVKEFVEKAFDYIGLDWKDYVKVDEKFYRPSEIHILKGDYSKAKNTFGWEPKVKFDELVKMMVEVDIDKLRKKGKGV comes from the coding sequence ATGGGAAAAGCGCTTATTACCGGCATCACCGGTCAGGATGGAAGTTATTTGGCTGAGTTTCTATTAGAGAAGGGCTACGAAGTTCACGGAATCGTACGTAGAGTTGCGATTGAAGATCCGGAACATAGGCTCTGGAGAATCAGGCATATCCTCGACAAAATCACTCTTCATGCCGCTTCTATGGAAAGCTATGCAAGCATATTCAATGTAGTAGATAAGGTAAAACCGGATGAATGCTACCATTTAGCAGCACAGAGTTTTGTAAGTTATTCTTTCGAGGATGAATTTTCTACGATCAACACAAATATTAACGGAACACATTTTGTTTTATCGGCAATTAAAGAAAAGGCTCCGGAATGTAAATTCTATTTTGCGGGAAGTTCTGAGATGTTCGGTCTTGTCAAGGAAACACCCCAAAATGAAAATATTCCCTTTCACCCAAGATCACCTTATGGGATCTCCAAGGTGGCTGGGTTTGATCTGACCAGAAACTACCGAGAAGCCTACAACCTTTTTGCGTGTTCCGGTATCCTTTTTAATCACGAATCACCGAGAAGAGGGTATGAATTTGTCACCCGAAAGATAACCAATGCTGTTGCTAAGATTAAATTGGGTTTGGATAAAGAGTTAAGGTTGGGAAACTTAGAAGCCGAAAGGGACTGGGGTTTTGCGGGTGACTATGTTCAAGCAATGTGGTTGATGCTCCAGCAAGATGAACCTGATGACTATGTAATTGCTACTGGAGAAACTCATACGGTTAAAGAATTTGTAGAAAAAGCATTTGATTATATTGGATTAGATTGGAAGGACTATGTAAAGGTTGATGAAAAATTTTATCGTCCTTCAGAAATTCACATACTTAAAGGAGATTATTCAAAAGCAAAAAATACTTTTGGCTGGGAACCAAAGGTAAAATTTGATGAGTTAGTAAAAATGATGGTTGAAGTTGATATAGATAAGTTGAGAAAAAAAGGGAAAGGAGTGTAG
- a CDS encoding glycosyltransferase family 4 protein, whose amino-acid sequence MSFITGRRQELSLLITNDYPPIVSGIGTVFYNLFKLQDKKEYFILCPWEKGSEDFDKKDDMPVIRVKVPTGESKVSKVLKTVINLLVIFKYVFKLKVGRIHCGQIISNGIAGLLCKKLLNIPYVVWVYGSETIRFGDSKLLASIMRRVLSSAEIVVAISDFTKEEYLQFGVDREKLMIITPGVDTSLFTTKDKSDRLLQKYNLYNKKVLLTVARLDERKGHDMVIRAMSSLKGQFPDIVYLIVGRGREEQRIRNLVREEGLEDLVVFAGYVSDEELPDYYNLCDIFILPNRETKLTALKGDYEGFGIVFLEANACGKPVIGGRSGGVRDAVEEGVTGVLVDPDSIDEIVSAIKNFLINKEEMYRMGIAGRQRVEKQFDWNILARSLERIL is encoded by the coding sequence TTGAGTTTTATAACAGGCAGAAGACAAGAGTTATCTTTACTTATAACTAACGATTATCCACCAATTGTAAGCGGCATAGGGACTGTTTTTTATAACCTTTTCAAACTGCAGGACAAAAAAGAATATTTTATCCTTTGTCCATGGGAAAAAGGGAGCGAAGACTTTGACAAAAAAGATGATATGCCCGTAATAAGGGTTAAGGTGCCGACCGGGGAGTCAAAGGTTTCAAAGGTACTAAAAACGGTGATAAACCTGCTGGTTATTTTTAAGTATGTCTTTAAGTTAAAGGTAGGACGGATTCACTGTGGGCAGATAATCTCCAACGGTATTGCAGGATTATTATGCAAGAAACTTCTAAATATCCCATATGTGGTATGGGTTTATGGTTCAGAGACCATCCGTTTTGGAGACTCAAAGTTACTTGCATCAATCATGAGAAGAGTTCTTTCTTCGGCAGAGATTGTGGTGGCAATCAGCGACTTTACTAAGGAAGAATATCTGCAGTTCGGCGTTGACCGTGAAAAACTAATGATAATAACGCCAGGTGTGGATACCTCCCTTTTTACCACGAAAGACAAATCTGATAGATTATTGCAAAAATATAATCTTTATAACAAAAAGGTATTGCTTACTGTTGCAAGATTGGATGAGAGGAAAGGACACGATATGGTAATAAGGGCGATGTCTTCTCTGAAAGGGCAATTCCCTGATATTGTGTATCTCATAGTTGGCAGAGGCAGGGAGGAACAAAGAATCAGAAATCTTGTCAGGGAAGAGGGGCTTGAAGATTTGGTTGTTTTTGCAGGGTATGTCAGCGATGAGGAACTTCCTGATTATTATAATTTATGCGATATATTTATTTTGCCAAATAGAGAGACAAAGTTAACTGCACTCAAGGGGGACTATGAGGGTTTTGGGATAGTCTTTCTAGAGGCGAACGCATGCGGGAAGCCTGTGATAGGGGGTAGGTCAGGTGGTGTTAGGGATGCTGTTGAGGAAGGGGTTACAGGTGTTTTGGTAGACCCAGATTCCATTGATGAGATTGTGTCTGCGATAAAGAACTTTTTGATAAATAAGGAAGAGATGTACCGTATGGGAATAGCCGGCAGGCAAAGGGTGGAAAAACAATTTGACTGGAACATACTGGCAAGAAGTTTAGAGAGGATATTATAG